The genomic DNA CTCCTGGACGCCGCTTTCCATGGCGCTCACCGCTTTTCGGGTCTCATTCTGTATCTCTACGATCATCTCCCCGATCTCTTTGGTCGCCCGCGTGGTGCGCTCCGCAAGGGCCCGTACCTCGTCCGCTACGACGGCGAAACCGCGCCCCTGCTCTCCGGCACGGGCTGCTTCTATGGCCGCGTTGAGAGCAAGCAGATTGGTCTGGTCCGCGATGTCCTCAATGGTGCCGACGATGTGCCCTATCTGCTCCGACCGCGCCCCCAGCGCACCGATGCTCCGGGAGGTTTCCCGGACCTGCTCCGCGATTGAGTTCATGCCTAGTATGGTTTCCTGCACGACCCTGGCGCCGTTGCATGCCGAATCGTTCGACCTGTCGGCGGCATCTGCCGCATTGCTGCAGCTGCGTGCGATGTCGGTGCTGGTTGCCGACATCTCTTCGCTTGCCGTGGCGACAGCTCCCGTCTGGGCCGCCACCTCCTCCGTCCCCGTCGCCATCTGCTCGGAAGTGACCCTCAGCTGGTCGGCGGCGGCGGATACCTGCCCCGCGTTCTCGGCGGTTTTGCGCATGATCTCGTTCAGCCGCGCTACCATCCGGCGGCAGGCGTTCTGCATCTCCCCTATTTCGTCACGACCACCCTGAGGCGGGTGCACCGTCAGATCCCCTTCGGCTATCCGTTCAATAATGACGGCTGTTTCCTTGAGCGGCGCCAGGAACTTTCTGATGGCACCCATGATGAGTATGCCGAGGATGACGCCGCAGAGGAGAGAAGCACCGAGAATGTAACGCTGGATGCTTCCGGCGGCGGCGTAGAGTTCACTCGTATAGCCGCTGCACGCGATGAGCCAGTCCCACTCCGCTGCCGTCGCGAAGATCGCGAATTTCTCCCGCTCGGCGGACTCGCCGCTGTTCTTCCACCAGTAGGTAAGATAGCCAGTCCGGGCATCCAGCATCTCCCTGAAGAAGGGCTTTCCCTGCGTATCCTTGAAATCGAGGACATTCTTGCCTATGTTTTTCGAGTCCGGGTGTATGGCGAACTCGCCTCTCGACTTGGTCCCCCCGCTGTCCAGCACATAGACATATCCGCTGTCACCGACCTTGATGGAGGAAAAGGTTTTCGTGAGCTTCTCCACCACCGCGTCGATGTTGTTTCCCACAAAAAGGGCGCCGACTACCACATTGCCGGCATCCCGGATCGGCAGGTATTTGGTCATGTAGTAGTGCCCGAACAGCTTCGCCTTGCCGTGATATGCCTCACCCCTCATGAGCGGTTCATATGCGGGATGGGAACTGCCGAGGGGAGTGCCGACCGCGCGTGCTCCGTCCTCCTTCTTCAGGGAGGTGGCGATCCTGATGAAGTCGCTCCCGCTGCGTACGAACACTGTCGCCACCGACCCGGTGTTCTGGGCGCTGAAGTCATCGACGTGACGGTAGCTGTCATTTACCTGTGCTCCGTCCAACCTGAGGAGCGGCGTATCGAGATCCCCCATACGGACCGTGCGGCTCGTATCGAGGGAAAAGCTCCCTCGATAATGTTGGAGGAGACCCGCCATCTTGACGTCCACGTCCCTAACCGTCGATTCGTGGGCAATGGAGACCATCTGGCTGAGTGAAGTGACCGTACCCTGGAGCTGCCGGACCGTCTCCTCCCGCAGCGCATCCTTTGCCTTGTGGGTGGCAAGCATCCCCAAGAGAGCGAAGCAGACCAGAATGAATGGAAGGATGATCACCAGAAGTTTGTTACCGAGGGAGAGAGAACGGAAAAACTGCATGCGCTGGCCTCCTTGTCCGTTGTTACGCATCTGAGACACGTTGTTCTATTTTTGATACTAAACTGATTTGATTGATCGGCTGCAGGCAGGGAAGCTTTAGGGTGAAAAGAAATATTTACAGCACCACCAATAAGAAATCTCGGCATGACGCCAAAGAAAAAGGGAGTGGGTTTTCCACACCCCCCGGTGAAATGAAACCGAATCTCAGAATGAAAGAGAGTGCCTAGGCTGAAAGCCTGAACTTCCCGACGACAGACTGCAACTCCTCAGCGAGGCCGGCAAGCTGCTGCGCTGCACTGGCCGATTCCTGCGCTCCCCTGGCCGTTTCCTGCACCACAGCGGTTATCTGCTGCATGTTGTTGCTGATTTCGCCGGTGGTCGCCGTCTGCTGCTCCGCTGCAGTGGCGATCTGGCTCACCTGTATCGTAACCGAGTTTATCTGCTCGAGGATATCCTGGAGTGCAACTCCGGATTTTGCCGCCTCCTCGGTTCCCCGCTCAACGTCCTTCACTCCTTCGTTCATGGCGGCTACGGCACCTTTTGTTTCCTGCTGAATCGCCTTGATCATCTCACTTATTTCCTTGGTGGCCTTCGTCGTCCGTTCTGCAAGCGCCCGGACCTCGTCGGCAACTACGGCGAACCCTCGTCCCTGCTCCCCGGCCCGTGCAGCTTCAATGGCCGCATTGAGGGCCAGCAGGTTCGTCTGATCGGCAATATCCTCTATGGTGCCGACAATGACGCCGATCTGGTCGGAACGGGTACCGAGACTGTCGACTGTCTGTGCTGAATCCTTGACTCGCCGTGCGATTCGATCCATCAGATTCACCGTTTCCTTCACGACGGCTGCGCCGCTTGTTGCGGCGCTATCGGATCGCTGAGATCCCTCTGCGGCCAGTCCGCAGTTATGTGCGATCTCCTGTGAAGTAGCCGCCATCTCTTCTCCGGCCGTCGCCACGGTGCCCGCCTGTGCAGCCACTTCTTCAGCCCCCGTCGCCATCTTTTCGGCGCTCGAAGAAAGCTGGCTCGCCGCAGCCGCAACCTTTTCCGCACTGACCTTTATTTTACCGATCACTCCTGCGAAGGCTCCGGCCATGTCATTGAATGAACCGGCTATCTCTCCCATTTCATCCTGTGAGTCCACTGAAGCGCGAGCCGCTAGATCGCCGGCGGCGATGGAAGCTGAAGCGTCCGCCAGGCTCTTTGTACTGCGAATGAGGGATCTGACGATGAAGAAGCTGATCGTCGCGCCGGCAAGCGAGGCCACGACAATGCCTGTAACGATCGCCAGCAGCATCGAACGATAGTGCGATTCCGCAGCGGCAAATTCACGCCGCGCACTCTCCTGCTTGTTCTTCAGGAGCTTTTCGAGCCCTTCATTGGCGCTGACGAAGAGAGGATTTATCTTTGCGAGGGTCAGCCTGACACCATCATCGTAACGCCCTTCAATAATCGCCGCCCTGGTCGGAAGAAGGCCTTCCTGAACGAACCGCTCTCTGCTCGCCTTGAACTCCTCGGCAAGCTTCTGCTCTTCCTCCGATTTGGGTAACTTGGAGTACTCCGCCCACAACCTGTTGATCTCCTCGATGTTCTGCATCACCTTCTCGGTGTGCGTGTTCAAGGGATGGTCATGGAGCTTGCTCGTCTCCATCCGCTCGTCATGCTGCAGGGAGAGCAGGAGCTGCACCCGGTTGTCGCGCATGAGTCCCATGATCTTTCCGAATTCGATGGCAGAAGTCAGCTCCTCGTTATACATTGCCTCAAGAGCTTCATTGCTGAGTTTCATTCCCCGGAGGCCGAGAGCGCCCACCACTACTAGAAGAAGCACGAACATTGTTACGACCGCAATCAGTTTGGACTTGATACTCAGCTTCATAGATTTCTCCTGTCATGGATAACCAAGGAATCCCTTCGCACACTCTTGAGGTCTAGCGGCAGCCGTACTCCTTGTGAAAGTTAAAGGCTTCGAGCGCGATCCTCAGCATGCTACTTGGCAGCTTGCGTTGCAGTGATAGTCACTGCCATTGTTCAAGGATCCGCATCGGACAAAAAAGCTACAAAAGCGATACGTGTTTCTTACATCTGATGCAGTGAAAAATTTTTCGGTACCGCTACGCGATGACTTAAGCAAAGAGTAAAAAAAGTTTACACACTAGAAGGCGGGATAATGCGAAGAGCTTGCGGAAGGGCTTTAACGAGGCGGGGGCCAAGAAGACGAGTACGTAATTTTTTTTACACTCTCCTCACCCGGTGTTTCTTGGTAATGCCAAAGCAAGGTGGCTGCGGCTCAGCGAACCCGACCACTAATCTGCCACCGGCGTCAACTCGACGCGACTCGGCATCTCTTTCTCCCCGGCCGGCTCCTTGAAAATATCTCCCTTGCGGACCTGCACGCGCGCCGGATCGACTTTCCCCCTCCCCACGAGGTAATCGCGCACCGTCTCCGCCCGGGCGGCGGCCAGTGCCTGAAGGTCCTTCGTCCCCACCACGGTGTTGGCGAGGATCAGCTTCGTCATCTCGGCCTCGGGGAGGTCCTTTATCGTGCCGATGATGGTCCGGGGTTTGGGGAACTCCTCGGCGCGGTAGACGCGTTCCAGGTACTTTCCGTACTCCTCTTCAGGGATGCGGACGCTGTCGGGAGAGTCTCCGGAGCCTGCTTTCCCCGCTTCAACAAGCTGCCGGAGCTTCTCGCTCCTCATCTTCCTGTCCAGGTGCTCCCGGCGGATTCCTTCGGCGTCATGCTCCCGATCGACGTAGCCTGTGACTTCCACATTGAGTGCAGGGCGCTCCCGAAGAGCTGTAGCAAGCCTCTCCAGCTTCTCCCGCTCCTCCTTGCCGATAAACGACGTGCCGTAGCCGAAGGAGACGTTGCTGAAATCTCCCTTGCCGCCGAACATCGACTGAAGAAGCGTGAAGGGGGATCTTGCCGCTTTAAGCGCCAGATTCTTCACCATGCCGACCACTACATTCCAGAAGCTGAACTGGGGATCGTCGGTCCTCCCGGAAACGGGCAGGTTGAGGTGAATCTCTCCCTTTCTGTCCTTGAGCAGGGCGATGGCGAGCTTTACGGGGAGGCTCGTGGCACGTTCGCTCGGGACCTCCTTCCCCAGCACCAGTTCGTCCAGCAGGACGTTGTTGCTCGATTCGAGCCGCTTGTTGTCGATCCGGTACTGCAGGTTGAGAAAGAGCCTTCCCCTATCGAGGTTGTAGCCGAGGTAGGTCGCGGAATAGGGGGTGAGGGGGGGCAGCTCTATGTCCGAAAACTCCACCTTCAGGTCCGCAAAGAGATCCCCCCGCAGCGGATTGATCTGCCCTGTTATACGGAGCGGAGACTGGTTCTCCAGATTACCCCGGAGATCGACTTCGGCGCGGCTGGCCGGGTCGGAGTTAAGCCCGCTCACCCTCCCCCCCAGATTGAAAAGCGTAGCGGAATAGGGGCGTCGCAGATGAAGATCCGAGAAGTCGAGCACGCCATCCTGCATGACCATACGTCCCACTGCCATACTAGGTGCCGGCTCTCCCCTCCGGCCGCCTCCTCCTGCACCGGAGGTAGCCGTGCCTGCCGCCTCCCCCACGGGAGCGCTTCGCAGGTTTTGAACATTCAGGCTTCCATCCTTTCGGACAACTATCTTCGAAAAGTAGTGATTCAGGACCACATCGTCGATGAGAAGCGTGAAGGGGGAAAGGGTGCCGCTGATCCCATCGAGCTGAAGGTTCTCCCAGGTCAGCAGATCCTCCCCCGACGCGTCGAGACAGTGGAAGGAGCGGATAACGGCGGCTCCCCCGAAACTCCCCCCCCAACTCCCCTCCCTCCGGGCAAGGTTTACCCGTCCAGTGGCATCGAGACTTCCATCGGCCACCTCTACCTCTATGTTTTCCGGAAGGTAGGAAGCAGCCTCGACAAGAGGTAACCCCTTCGCTTCGAATGTTCCGCTGATGCCCGCGGGCTCCGGCAGGTATTCCCCGGAAGCCTTAAGCCTGCCCCCTTTCCCGTAGGAGGAAGAGAAGCTGAAGGCGACCTTGGTGCGGGAGGGGATGCTGACATTCTTCAGCATGAATCTCCCTTGCCGGAGCGCGAAATCGCGTCTCCCTTCCCCCGTACTGTCACGGAAGCGCACGCCTATCTTTTCTCCGTTAATGGTGCCGATGCTCGCACTGAAAGGCTTTTTCCCCTTCTGAGCCGCCTGGGTCCGCGCATCTCCGGACGTTTGCGGTTCTTTTCGCAGCAGCCGCAGCGGCGAGAGATTTCCGGATTCGTCCCGCGAAAAACTGAGATCGCTCCCGCGCACTCCTATCCGTTCGATATCCAGCTTGCGCCGGGAGAGGTCGAACCGCGCGCCCCTGGCCACCGCGCTCTGAAGCTTGAGTCCCTCCCCCGGCCCGAAAACGGCTGACAGGGAAGAAGCGTCAAGTTCCCCCTTCCCGATCCGAAGGCCTTCCCGGATATCGTACGACACCTCCCCCCTCATCGAGACGGTGCCCTTCACCGGCGCCGTAAGATACTCGGCCATATAGGGGTAGTAACGGGCCAGCGGAAGGTCGTTCAGCGTGACGGAAAGAGCGGCCGTCACTGGAGCCGAGGTAATTGTCCCCTCTGCGGCAAGCGTCTCCTTCAGCTTCGAAGTGCAGGAAAGAGCGAAGCGCGCAGGGGAACTCCCATCGGAAGAGTATCCGGTGAGGTCGACGCTGATGCCGTCGAGCCTCGTCTCGAACGGGCGGCTCGGCTTCCGGTCGTCAAAAAACAGGCGGCCGTCGCGAAGGCGCGCAGACAGGACCCGGAGCCGTGCCTCCCTTTTCGCCCCCTTCTCCTCTTCTCCGATGCGGTCTGCTTCTTTCTTGAGGCGCACCACGTTCCATCGCCCCTCCCGGCTCCTCTTCAGGTGCAGCTCCAGCCCCTGAAGATCCAGCGAGGAGAGGTCATAGCTCTTCCCGAACAGGTTAGCTTCCTTTACCGCTATAGTCCCCTTGCCAAGCGCCGCCAGCGGAGCTCCCCCCGCCTCCCTTATCCTGGCGCCGGCAAGAGTGGCGGTGCCCGAAAGGGAAAGCTCGGGCCTGCTCCTGGCGCCGACACGGTAGCGGATCTCTGCCGCCGTGGAGAGAGCCCCTCCATCCAGAGTAAAGGGGAGCTTCGCGGGGAGGTAGGCGGCATAATGCGGCAGCGACATGTCCCGCAGGTTGACCGCCACGGAAGCTTCAGCAAGGGAAGGAAATATTTTCAGCCTTCCCGCCAGCCCCACGGGAGCACCGTTGAGCAGTCCGGCGAAGCGCGGTGTGACGTACCGGTCCGCCATGTACGGCATGGTGCTGATAAAGGGGATGTCGATGGATAGGCTTGAGAGGGTATGGCGTTTGGGGGCTGGTAGGCCGCGGTCGGTGAATGAGACGATCCCCCGCCTTACGGTAATGTTGTTGATGGAGAAGCGGGCACTCTCCCCGGCGCTGCGCGGTGTTTTCGCGCCTGGCTCCCCATCCTCCCGTCGCTCCAGGATGTCTGAAAAGCTGTACCTGTTGGCGGCGGTGCGTTCAATGGAGAGACGGGGCGAGTCCACGGCCAGGCTGGAGACTATCGGAGCGCCCTTTATCAGTGAGCGGGGGCTGAGGGAGATTCGTGCGCTGCTGAAGGAGAGGAAGGTTCCGGGCCCCTCCTTCTCTGCCAGCCGAACATCCTGGTATCTGGCGCTCAGGGTGAAGGGGTTTACGGCGACGCTGCCGATGGTGAGTTTCCTTCCGGTAGCTTCCTCCACCCGTCTGATCGTCCCGTTCCTGATCAGCATCGGGCCCGCCAGGGCCGCCAGCAGGACGACTATCCCGAGCAGAACGAGGAGCGCGCAACTCACCCGCTGCCATCGTTTCATCACCCACTCCTCCCCCGTCATCACCAAGCGGCAGGTCAATTTTAACTGGTCCTGCAATCACAGAGGCTTCACAGCCAAATTGTTGCCGATAAGGAGGGCTTTGTCAAAAAGGGGATGGAGAGAGAAAGAAGCGGGGCAATGGACGTGTGCCCCGCTGGAGGTCTATTGGGTGACCTACGCCGCTAACTTGAACTTGCCGGTCAACCGTCGCAGCTCTTCGGCGATGCTGTTCAGCTGGCTGGCTGCAGCCGCCGATTCCTGGGCACCCTTCGCCGTCTGGTAGATGACCTCGGTGATCTGCTGAATGTTCCCGCTGATCTCGGTGGTGGTGGAGGTCTGCTGCTCTGCGGCGGTGGCGATCTGGCTTACCTGGGAAACGACCTCGTTGATCTGGGCGAGGATGTCGTCGAGGGCATTCCCCGACTGAGCGGCGCCTGCGGTCCCCTTCTCGACCTCCAGAACACCTTCCCCCATCGCGGCCACGGCGTTCTTCGTCTCACCCTGGATCGCCTTGATCATTTCGCCGATCTCCCGCGTCGCTTTCGTCGTACGTTCTGCCAGCGCGCGAACCTCGTCGGCCACGACGGCGAAGCCGCGTCCCTGCTCGCCGGCCCGTGCCGCCTCGATAGCGGCGTTCAGCGCCAGAAGGTTGGTCTGATCCGCGATATCTTCTATGGTGCCGATGATGGCGCCGATCTGGTCCGACCTTGCACCGAGGTTTTCAACAGTGTCGGCGGAAGCCTTGACGCATCCGGCAATCCGCGACATCCCCTCTACCGTCTCCTGCACGATTGATGAACCGCTCTGGGCAAAATCATTAGCCCTGTGCGCTCCCTCGGCTGCCATGGTGCAGTTCTGCGCAATCTCGCCTGAGGTAGCCGCCATTTCCTCTCCTGCCGTCGCTACCGTGCCTACCTGGGATGCCA from Geobacter sp. DSM 9736 includes the following:
- a CDS encoding methyl-accepting chemotaxis protein, producing MKLSIKSKLIAVVTMFVLLLVVVGALGLRGMKLSNEALEAMYNEELTSAIEFGKIMGLMRDNRVQLLLSLQHDERMETSKLHDHPLNTHTEKVMQNIEEINRLWAEYSKLPKSEEEQKLAEEFKASRERFVQEGLLPTRAAIIEGRYDDGVRLTLAKINPLFVSANEGLEKLLKNKQESARREFAAAESHYRSMLLAIVTGIVVASLAGATISFFIVRSLIRSTKSLADASASIAAGDLAARASVDSQDEMGEIAGSFNDMAGAFAGVIGKIKVSAEKVAAAASQLSSSAEKMATGAEEVAAQAGTVATAGEEMAATSQEIAHNCGLAAEGSQRSDSAATSGAAVVKETVNLMDRIARRVKDSAQTVDSLGTRSDQIGVIVGTIEDIADQTNLLALNAAIEAARAGEQGRGFAVVADEVRALAERTTKATKEISEMIKAIQQETKGAVAAMNEGVKDVERGTEEAAKSGVALQDILEQINSVTIQVSQIATAAEQQTATTGEISNNMQQITAVVQETARGAQESASAAQQLAGLAEELQSVVGKFRLSA
- a CDS encoding methyl-accepting chemotaxis protein: MQFFRSLSLGNKLLVIILPFILVCFALLGMLATHKAKDALREETVRQLQGTVTSLSQMVSIAHESTVRDVDVKMAGLLQHYRGSFSLDTSRTVRMGDLDTPLLRLDGAQVNDSYRHVDDFSAQNTGSVATVFVRSGSDFIRIATSLKKEDGARAVGTPLGSSHPAYEPLMRGEAYHGKAKLFGHYYMTKYLPIRDAGNVVVGALFVGNNIDAVVEKLTKTFSSIKVGDSGYVYVLDSGGTKSRGEFAIHPDSKNIGKNVLDFKDTQGKPFFREMLDARTGYLTYWWKNSGESAEREKFAIFATAAEWDWLIACSGYTSELYAAAGSIQRYILGASLLCGVILGILIMGAIRKFLAPLKETAVIIERIAEGDLTVHPPQGGRDEIGEMQNACRRMVARLNEIMRKTAENAGQVSAAADQLRVTSEQMATGTEEVAAQTGAVATASEEMSATSTDIARSCSNAADAADRSNDSACNGARVVQETILGMNSIAEQVRETSRSIGALGARSEQIGHIVGTIEDIADQTNLLALNAAIEAARAGEQGRGFAVVADEVRALAERTTRATKEIGEMIVEIQNETRKAVSAMESGVQEAEKGAASALKSGEALEEILSRINEVSMQVSQIATAAEQQTATTSEVATNILQITEVVQQSARGAQESAGAAQQLAGLADELQGIVGQFRLAV
- a CDS encoding DUF748 domain-containing protein, with translation MKRWQRVSCALLVLLGIVVLLAALAGPMLIRNGTIRRVEEATGRKLTIGSVAVNPFTLSARYQDVRLAEKEGPGTFLSFSSARISLSPRSLIKGAPIVSSLAVDSPRLSIERTAANRYSFSDILERREDGEPGAKTPRSAGESARFSINNITVRRGIVSFTDRGLPAPKRHTLSSLSIDIPFISTMPYMADRYVTPRFAGLLNGAPVGLAGRLKIFPSLAEASVAVNLRDMSLPHYAAYLPAKLPFTLDGGALSTAAEIRYRVGARSRPELSLSGTATLAGARIREAGGAPLAALGKGTIAVKEANLFGKSYDLSSLDLQGLELHLKRSREGRWNVVRLKKEADRIGEEEKGAKREARLRVLSARLRDGRLFFDDRKPSRPFETRLDGISVDLTGYSSDGSSPARFALSCTSKLKETLAAEGTITSAPVTAALSVTLNDLPLARYYPYMAEYLTAPVKGTVSMRGEVSYDIREGLRIGKGELDASSLSAVFGPGEGLKLQSAVARGARFDLSRRKLDIERIGVRGSDLSFSRDESGNLSPLRLLRKEPQTSGDARTQAAQKGKKPFSASIGTINGEKIGVRFRDSTGEGRRDFALRQGRFMLKNVSIPSRTKVAFSFSSSYGKGGRLKASGEYLPEPAGISGTFEAKGLPLVEAASYLPENIEVEVADGSLDATGRVNLARREGSWGGSFGGAAVIRSFHCLDASGEDLLTWENLQLDGISGTLSPFTLLIDDVVLNHYFSKIVVRKDGSLNVQNLRSAPVGEAAGTATSGAGGGGRRGEPAPSMAVGRMVMQDGVLDFSDLHLRRPYSATLFNLGGRVSGLNSDPASRAEVDLRGNLENQSPLRITGQINPLRGDLFADLKVEFSDIELPPLTPYSATYLGYNLDRGRLFLNLQYRIDNKRLESSNNVLLDELVLGKEVPSERATSLPVKLAIALLKDRKGEIHLNLPVSGRTDDPQFSFWNVVVGMVKNLALKAARSPFTLLQSMFGGKGDFSNVSFGYGTSFIGKEEREKLERLATALRERPALNVEVTGYVDREHDAEGIRREHLDRKMRSEKLRQLVEAGKAGSGDSPDSVRIPEEEYGKYLERVYRAEEFPKPRTIIGTIKDLPEAEMTKLILANTVVGTKDLQALAAARAETVRDYLVGRGKVDPARVQVRKGDIFKEPAGEKEMPSRVELTPVAD